The Besnoitia besnoiti strain Bb-Ger1 chromosome IV, whole genome shotgun sequence genome contains a region encoding:
- a CDS encoding hypothetical protein (encoded by transcript BESB_054390): MHRWSQLRHYVVEGVKDLPIPSAAAAPSPGPPASSAWRRGGGAAGRRAASSAAPSGKNEDAAKLSAAAGAATATAAAARGGRLAKGCNSPEQEEHLLTQRRQLCAARALRVPSFPDAKTCFLLAQQEKYLQQLGCLSDSVAACAAVAGWGLGSMGLASSAGAELERRLLLNFPSSPFGAECDAAAEERDASPHDADRFASAAHAWAARHSRERRQERARKREGAGAAGGPENEVCISDSVLALFRDGRPPEAEGPGDGRELTQLLSECDANLSLFLEDEGEEETRSPQGQPVLMAGGVKKLGGLDTAGDAPPAAPPEERPAPGAETGEGAARAQGVSGGDAQKAPGDGAAVAAEGGAAAQEKETAKDEKEEGDGGTAAPSPTCAQAARSAPTAPSAAQRPLSPAPASSPTPVSSPAPVSSPAPVSSPAPVSSPAPVSSPAPVSSPAPVSSPAPVSSPAPLASAGSPATTAVTATGGGVEALLGSIAGAGSCCSVCWWSERSNLNPMLSCVRCLVPVHKNCYGVGKMGENVEGDDWICRRCELEKKGLGTQWLVAFVPMKIRCQICGTGGGALKPTTDGGWVHLFCALWLLPEVWCCDFSALEPWSLERVDAWRREARCSLCDQEGGACVRCACVGCEVCFHPMCAWLAGLYCEAESLRGLFLSFRGAVDRCFPRLVIKAFCFKHCPEFLPDGKRTADERGPGEAIAGFLCGLEARAAMRMSVCHLVCMLPGISLLELLTYFAFRFFFQAVFGRSELAASAAPPTPPDGAGCGWGSSGGDCRDRGRRRGGPTGDSGGRGRGPEGGGRERRGQSLNSSASTPPASQTQSSSSAAAIPGGRGSGGTGGECGAGVGEAADACGGGFLTRSILEERDLYDDHSCAVCLLPRVTCTSSNPFFHCERCGLCVHRQCYGIRKEHLPLYLRPDLLRKIKKRRVGARAAESEAAEAPQGEEKGLASAEGEEGTRRGEEGGSKTPAEEGVSLPEDAGHGVKRKRDEDKEGAEETEATRKQGEGGMEGGASYTTPGTQPLEFSKERKLEHPSSSPSAFFASETSEAEAALNATEQGPGRGDTCLLRATARGEEPQQGARPGEDEQTPANLEQTPAQGVQDADVSSQVQAGEAGEEVARPKRKRDDAEEEEESVRQYKPKPFLCEACTWLPPNEKPFCLLCPRRGGAFKLVVPSLPPAVPPAVASSPASSPSSGSFSAFASCCSDAPAPAFAHMTCCLWAPGVDVAATPALSPIVGVDRVLEEQQNILVRFFRKKELEEAEKRPAEPAAADGEPAGLDAEKGSSSASAPKEGRHDGDKAAEAEGEEDAQDVRCPRQALEDKKADPEEVALPDEQILPFLWRECEVCGSAYGYCTECAQKGCTTYFHPLCAQLKGAFMEMTEQPGRRFTAVAFCLRHSRVRNQISPSVRLFLRLRSFLELSRLLVGQVTRRERVQRLWLRKRRELLDSEFPLTDLVDISSSSSSPVALAPPSPAAAASPPALPSSGEPAPPASPSAASSETAAAGSRPPSGGAETAGAGEKPRSASCGPAATLLPDFVLFNALSSRTFSPDAAVDAAQKAEDLSLIAGFDPSLLSAAARAAVGEVLSQQTRVSEAAASSQAAETKQAPAPADGAPASAVAGGENPAVEGDLRLPLQAPAAGPSPLASLSDDAKERDERGEREESGAPPAETEEARGAEAEKEDPGDYEPEGESGDISARLRARGRRGSGTGKAPLAKLLVKKTRETASAMPSPRALVAASPMNRGPRDTRPPPFEMKMRDRTPASRAAEKDDAEPQPIKGAPCPPAVSRRGAAGAGDAALGERRASREEGEGRISSRAHLSRHASCAVASSAAPGKKVEDAGPKRKASGEVPRASSFTAAITQYLHRVKERREKRRAGGRREESDGEEPDEDRLPYVDARTGFRCTQLAEDELQELIVVIAQATSAAVAAGRADEGFAAHRKGRPTNRQRLLLLLSEASPRSRREAIGLAQQLRQTWEDILIGSVDKELLVVKKNLLSPSAPRAGALGAEAASERIMNNGTAASPSASKSASASSPRSRLAAAAPSEDASSSRTFLPSVLGSPAHKLRAREAGDGRLRRLPPAVTPQAPEEPAPAGAAATKSTRAASPPGRRCSRRVASFLSVFLSFYLSLLGFGGVEKGA, from the exons ATGCACCGTTggtcgcagctgcggcacTACGTCGTGGAGGGCGTCAAGGACCTCCCGATCccctcagccgcggcggcgccctccccggggccgcccgcctcctcggcttggcgccgcgggggcggcgctgcaggacgTCGCGCGGCAAGTAGTGCAGCGCCGAGCGGCAAgaacgaggacgcggcgaagctgtcggcggctgcgggggccgcgaccgcgacggcggccgcggcgcgtggcgggcggcTCGCGAAGGGCTGCAACAGTCCAGAACAGGAGGAGCATCTCCTcacgcagcgccggcagctgtgcgcagcgcgggcgctACGCGTGCCCTCCTTCCCAGACGCGAAGACCTGCTTCCTGCTTGCGCAACAGGAGAAGtatctgcagcagctgggcTGCCTGTCGGACTCGGTTGCGGCCTgtgcggcggtcgcgggctGGGGGCTCGGCAGCATGGGtctcgcctcgtccgcgggcgccgaacTCGAGCGCCGCTTGCTGCTCAActtcccctcctcgccctttgGCGCGGAgtgcgacgcagcagccgaagagcgcgacgcgtcgccgcacgaCGCGGACAgattcgcctccgcggcgcatgcgtgggCTGCGCGTCactcgcgcgagaggcgccaggAGCGGGCTAGGAAGCGCGAGGGAGCcggagccgcgggcgggccTGAGAACGAGGTCTGCATTTCTGATTCCGTTCTGGCCTTGTTCCGCGACGGGCGCCCCCCCGAGGCTGAAGGGcccggcgacggccgcgagctCACGCAGCTCCTCAGCGAGTGCGACGCGAATCTTTCGCTCTTTctcgaagacgaaggcgaggaggagacgcggagcccGCAAGGACAGCCGGTGCTCATGGCCGGCGGCGTCAAGAAACTTGGCGGTCTCGACaccgcgggagacgcgcccccggctgcgcctccagaggAACGCCCCGCCCCGGGCGCAGAGactggcgagggcgcggctcgGGCTCAGGGcgtgagcggcggcgacgcgcagaaggcgccagGCGACGGGGCCGCCGtagccgcggagggcggagcagctgctcaggagaaggagacagcgaaggacgagaaagaggagggcgacgggggcaccgccgcgccgtctccgacgtgcgcgcaggcggcccgCTCCGCCCCGACCGCTCCATCCGCCGCTCAGCGCCCCTtatcgcctgcgcccgcgtcgtcgcctacACCCGTGtcatcgcctgcgcctgtctcctcgcctgcgcctgtctcctcgcctgcgcctgtctcctcgcctgcgcctgtctcctcacccgcgcctgtctcctcacccgcgcctgtctcctcacccgcgcctgtctcctcacccgcgcccctcgcgtctgcaggctcgccggcgacgacggcggtgACAGccaccggcggcggcgtggaggcgctctTGGGGTCGATTGCGGGCGCGGGCTCGTGCTGCAGCGTGTGTTGGTGGAGTGAGCGCAGCAACTTGAATCCGATGTTGTCCTGCGTACGCTGCCTCGTCCCGGTTCACAAGAACTGCTACGGAGTCGGGAAGATGGGGGAGAAcgtcgagggcgacgactgGATCTGCCGCAGATGCGAACTCGAGAAAAAAGGCCTTGGCACCCAGTGGCTTGTCGCCTTTGTTCCCATGAAAATCCGCTGCCAG ATTTGCGgcactggcggcggcgcgctcaaGCCGACGACAGACGGCGGGTGGGTTCATCTCTTCTGCGCCCTGTGGCTGTTGCCTGAGGTCTGGTGCTGCGATTTCTCTGCGCTGGAGCCTTGGAGCCTCGAGCGCGTTGACGCGtggcgccgagaggcgcgctgcagcctctgcgacCAG GAGGGCGGGGCTTGcgtgcgctgcgcctgcgtgggcTGCGAAGTCTGTTTTCACCCGATGtgcgcgtggctcgcggGACTTTACTGCGAGGCTGAaagcctccgcggcctctttttgtctttccgcggcgcagtcgatcgctgcttcccgcgcctcgtcaTCAAGGCTTTCTGCTTCAAACACTGCCCCGAATTCCTGCCCGACGGAAAAAG GACAGCGGACGAGCGAGGTCCTGGGGAAGCTATAGCCGGCTTTTTGTGCGGCCTCGAGGCAAGGGCAGCTATGCGTATGAGTGTATGCCACCTTGTGTGCATGTTGCCGGGGATCTCGCTTCTCGAGTTGCTCACGTATTTTGCCTTtcggtttttttttcaggcggTCTTCGGCCGTTCAGAGttggctgcgtctgcggcg ccgccgacgccccCAGACGGCGCCGGTTGCGGCTGGGGCtccagcggcggagactgtcgcgaccgcggtcggaggcgcggagggcccACTGGAGATTCCGGtggccgagggcgaggacccgaaggaggaggccgcgaaaGACGCGGGCAGTCGCTCaactcctccgcctccacccCCCCGGcttcgcagacgcagagTTCCTCGTCGGCTGCCGCCATCCCAggggggcgaggcagcggcggaacgggtggcgagtgcggcgcaggggtgggcgaggcggcagacgcctgcggcggaggattTTTGACGCGCAGCATCTTGGAAGAAAGAGATCTCTACGACGATCACTCGTGCGCTGTTTGTCTCCTCCCGCGGGTGACATGCACGTCCTCGAATCCCTTCTTCCACTGCGAGCGCTGTGGCCTCTGCGTGCATCGCCAGTGCTACGGCATCCGGAAGGAGCATTTGCCTCTCTATTTGCGGCCTGACCTGCTGAGAAAGATCAAAAAACGCCGCGTgggggcgcgcgccgcggaaagcgaggcggcggaggcgccccagggagaggagaaaggaCTGGCGAgtgcggagggcgaagaagggacgcgacgcggcgaggaaggaggaagcaAAACCCCcgccgaggaaggcgtcTCGCTTCCGGAGGATGCCGGACACGGCGTcaagaggaagcgagacgaagacaaagaaggcgcagaagaaacagaagcgacgaggaagcaaggcgaaggcggcatgGAGGGGGGCGCGAGCTACACGACGCCGGGAACGCAGCCGCTGGAATTCAGTAAGGAAAGAAAGCTCGAGCatccgtcctcctcgccctccgctttTTTTGCGTCGGAGACTTCCGAAGCCGAGGCTGCGCTGAACGCGACCGAACAGGGGCCtggccgcggagacacgtGTCTCCTTCGGGCGACCGCTAGGGGCGAGGAGCCCCAGCAAGGGGCGAGACCCGGAGAGGACGAACAGACGCCAGCGAACCTcgagcagacgccggcgcaagGCGTTCAAGACGCGGACGTATCGTCTCAGGTGCAGGCCGGCGAAGCGGGGGAGGAGGTCGCTCGGCCcaagagaaagcgagacgacgcagaggaggaagaagagagtgTGCGGCAGTACAAACCGAAGCCCTTTTTGTGCGAGGCGTGCACGTGGCTCCCTCCCAACGAGAAGCCGTTTTGTCTGCTTTGCccacgccgcggaggggcgtTCAAGCTGGTCGtcccgtcgctgccgccggcggtgCCGCCTGCCGTGGCTTCGTCgccggcctcttcgccgtcctcagGCTCGTTCTCAGCGTttgcgagctgctgcagcgacgcaccggcgcccgccttcgcgcaCATGACCTGCTGTCTCTGGGCGCCGGGCGTGgacgtcgcggcgacgcccgcgttGTCGCCGATTGTCGGCGTGGATCGCGTGCTAGAGGAGCAACAAAACATCCTCGTCCGCTTCTTTCGGAAGAAGGAGCTGGAGGAGGCTGAGAAGCGCCCCGCTgagcccgccgctgcggatgGTGAGCCCGCGGGtctcgacgcggagaagggcTCCAGCAGCGCTTCAGCGCCAAAAGAGGGGCGGCACGATGGCGAcaaagccgcggaggcggagggcgaagaggatgCGCAGGACGTGCGGTGCCCGAGGCAGGCCCTCGAAGACAAGAAGGCCGACCCGGAGGAGGTGGCGCTGCCAGACGAGCAAATCCTGCCCTTCCTCTGGAGGGAGTGCGAAGTCTGCGGGTCGGCCTACGGATACTGCACAGAGTGTGCGCAGAAGGGTTGCACGACGTACTTCCATCCACTCTGCGCGCAACTGAAGGGCGCCTTCATGGAGATGACTGAACAACCTGGGCGCCGATTCACTGCGGTTGCCTTCTGCTTGCGA CactcgcgcgtgcgcaaTCAGATCTCGCCCTCCGTCAGGCTtttcctgcgtctgcggtctTTCCTGGAACTG TCGCGGCTGCTTGTGGGGCAGGTGACTCGGCGCGAGCGTGTGCAGCGCCTGTggctgcggaagcggcgcgagctgctggacTCGGAGTTTCCGCTGACCGACTTGGTGGACatctcgtcctcctcgtcttcacctgtggcgctcgcgcctccgtcgcccgccgccgcggcctcgcctcctgcacTTCCGTCGAGCGgcgagcctgcgcctcctgcgtcgccgtcggcggcctcgtctgagacggctgcggcgggctcgaGGCCTCcctctggaggcgcagagactgcgggcgcaggcgagaagccgcggtcggcgtcgTGCGGGCCGGCGGCGACTCTGCTTCCGGACTTTGTTCTCTTCAACGCGCTGTCCTCGCGGACGTTTtcgccagacgccgccgtcgacgcaGCCCAGAAGGCTGAAGACCTCTCGCTGATTGCGGGGTTCGACCCGAGTCTCTtgtccgcggcagcgcgcgcggctgtcggcgAGGTGCTCAGTCAGCAGACCCGCGtgagcgaggctgcggcgagttcgcaggccgcagagacgaaacAGGCGCCCGCACCGGCAGAcggggcgccggcgtccgcggtCGCAGGTGGGGAGAACCCGGCAGTCGAGGGCGACCTCCGcttgccgctgcaggcgcccgcggccggtccctctccgctggcctcgctctctgacgacgcgaaggagcgagacgagagaggagaacgagaggagagcggcgcgccgcctgcagagacagaggaggcgcgcggggcggaggcggagaaggaggatcCTGGAGACTACGAGCCCGAAggggagagcggagacatttcggcgcgtctgcgagccagagggcgacgaggaagcggcacgggaaaggcgccgctcgcgaagCTCTTAGtcaagaagacgcgcgagaccgCCAGTGCaatgccgtcgccgcgggcgcttgTCGCAGCCTCTCCGATGAACCGGGGCCCCAGGGACACGCGTCCCCCGCCGTTCGAGATGAAGATGCGCGACCGCActcccgcctcgcgggccgccgagaaagacgacgcggagcctCAGCCAATCAAGGGCGCGCCTTGTCCGCCGGCTGTCTCCCGACGcggggccgcgggcgcgggcgatgCGGCACTGGGGGAACGCAGGGCGTcgcgagaagagggcgaagggAGGATCTCGTCGCGCGCACACCTGAGCCGCCACGCGTCGTGTGCggtcgcctcttcggcggcgccaggcaaAAAAGTGGAGGACGCGGGCCCcaagcggaaggcgagcggcgaagtgccccgcgcgtcgtcgttcaCTGCAGCGATCACGCAGTACCTTCACAGAGTgaaggagaggcgcgagaagcgcagagcgggagggagacgcgaggagagcgacggcgaagagccaGACGAAGACCGGCTGCCTTACGTCGACGCGCGCACAGGCTTCAGATGCacgcagctggcggaggacgagctgCAAGAGCTTATCGTCGTGAttgcgcaggcgacgagtgccgcggtcgcggctggGCGAGCCGACGAGGGTTTCGCGGCACACCGCAAAGGCCGCCCCACAAatcgccagcgcctgctcTTGCTGCTGAGCGAGGCGAGTCCGCGGAGCCGACGCGAAGCGATTGGCCTCGCACAGCAGTTGCGGCAGACGTGGGAGGACATTTTGATTGGAAGCGTCGACAAAGAGCTGCTGGTCGTGAAAAAGAATCTGttgtcgccgtcggcgcctcgcgcgggcgccctcggtgcggaggccgcgagcgagcggaTCATGAACAACGGCACTGCGGCGAGCCCGTCGGCGAGCAAGAGTgcttcggcctcctcgcccagGTCTCGactggccgccgccgcgccctctgaagacgcctcttcgtcgcgaACGTTCTTGCCGAGCGTGCTCGGGTCCCCCGCGCACAAGCtgcgcgccagagaggcgggcgacggtcgcctgcggagactgccgcctgcagtgactccgcaggcgcctgaaGAGCCCGCCCCCGCTGGAGCTGCAGCAACTAAGTCGACGCGGGCAGCCTCACCACCAGGTAGGcgatgcagcaggcgcgtcgcgtcctttctctctgtATTTCTTTCCTTCTATCTGTCTCTGCTAGGCTTTGGGGGTGTAGAAAAAGGAGCGTGA